DNA sequence from the Leptospirillum ferrooxidans C2-3 genome:
GAATCCGGAAAGACGGAACAATAAAATCCGGCCGCTTCCCGGGCTTCCCGGTCGAACCACAGGTGCGGGATGATCGTGACGCTCATGGTGCTTCCCCCTCTCAACGCAGCCTGTATAAACCGGTTCGCCCCGGGTCCGGATTCTGACCGACGCGCCGAAGAAAGCGCGGGAGTATTCGTCCGGGGCTCCCTCGTTATTTCATTGAATGAAGTCCGATCATGTTTCCTTCCGTATCGAATACCAGCGCGATGAATCCGTATTGCCCGATGGAAAACTTTTCCTTGTCGACTTTTCCCCCGTGATCGGCAGCCCGCTTGGCCTGAACGGCGCAATCCTCGCAATCAAAATACACCAAGGTACTGTTTCCGCCAGAAGGAGCCCCTTCCATCCGGACGAGAGCGCCGGTAGACCCACAGCCCTTTTCTTCCATGGGGAAAGTCCAGTAGTCCATCTTCCCACCCGGACTTTCCAGCTTCGAGAGACGGGTTTCGAACACGGATTCGTAGAATTTCTTGGCCCGGTTCATGTCCTGAACGTAAATTTCGAACCAGCAGACAGCGTTGTTCATGGTATCCTCCAGATTGTTGGGTGTGAATGATCAAATGGTTCTTACGGAATCGATACCAGTGTACCGCGTCGGAGAAGAGGCTGCTTCTCTTATCTTGCTCTCGTCAGCCGAACCGGGTCCGGCCTTCCAAGAGTGGCCAGAAGGGCCAGAAGAATGGGCGGGTCGAGCGGGCCCGGGGGGCGAAGGGAGAGTTCGAGGCGTTCCGGATCGAACTCGAAGGCGAGAGCCGTTCGTCCCTGTACTCCCACAAACGAAGTGAGTAACCCGCTGCGTTCCGTTTGGATTCGGCCTGTAACAGCATCTATGGCCGATTGCACATAACGGTCCTTAATACGAGGGTTCACCTGGGTTCGCCCTTTTCTTCAGCCTGGCCCCCGATCCGCCTGATGCTGGCAGGTCCTGTTCGATCCTCACGGACTGAAAAGCCCATTTTCGGGAGGGTACGTTGTTCCGGAAGCTTCCGACCCGGCCGTTGACAGCCACGCCGGTTCCGGTAGGCTACCCGTCAGGGAAGACGGGGTTCTCTATGCAGGTAGAGACTGGCCTGCATTGAACAATCACTGCGACAGCTTTACACGTCGCACGGTCTGGATGTGCTCGTTTTCGATCTTCCACCTTGCCCGGCCGGCCTTGGCGAGAGCGACGAGGGTGTCTTCGGTGACCGGATGATCGGTGATCCAGGAATTGTGATAGAGAATCTGGCCTGTCTCCTCGTCGGTGACGGTGAGTTCGAACCAGTTCGCCAACAGAGCGTCGTCGGTGTCCCGGAGCGGGAGATCGGCCATAAAGCGAAAAGACCAGCACTCCCGGACGACCCTGGGTATCCGCTTGCCCTTGGCCTTTCCCTGGCTCCTGGCGATGATGACGCTGTGGGTTCCGATCGGGCCTGAACGGGCGAAGTCGACGACCCACTCGGTGATCGTTGGGTGGGAGGCGGGTTTGCAGGTGAAGAGAAAGTGGAATCCGGCATCCCGCGCTTTCTGGCAGAAGGGCTGGTGGGCATAGAGGTCGTCCCCCAGAAGAGTGACTCCCCAGGAAGCATAGTGGATCCCCCAGGTGTCGAGCCACCGGGAAGCCGCCCGGATCTCGCAGTCCTGTTTTTCCCGCCCGTCCTCCCGGACGACGAACTCC
Encoded proteins:
- a CDS encoding VOC family protein, with product MNNAVCWFEIYVQDMNRAKKFYESVFETRLSKLESPGGKMDYWTFPMEEKGCGSTGALVRMEGAPSGGNSTLVYFDCEDCAVQAKRAADHGGKVDKEKFSIGQYGFIALVFDTEGNMIGLHSMK